The genomic segment CAGCGCACTACTCGGTGGCCCAGGTTGCCGAACTGGTGGACGCGCTAAATCGAATTACCGATGAGCGCAGTCGGACGAATCGAAGCCTGGCAATGATTGCAAGGGAAGCTCGCGGGGAGACAAGTCCCCATAAAGTCCCCATGCAAATGAAAAACGGCTAGACGCTTTCGCATCTAACCGTTTGATGTACTGGCGCGCCCGGCAGGATTTGAACCCACGACCCCTTGGTTCGTAGCTCACCCTGCAAGCGTAACTTATTGTTTTAACTAAATACTACAGCGCCGCCCGTTCCCCATTTTGCGCTGTTTTGCCCGCTCTTGCTCCCTCCAGTCCCCAAAATCTCCCCGAGCAGTGGGGCAGGGCCGCTCGCGGTTGATCGGCGACGTTGCAGGTCAGGGTTCCCGGCAGGAATGTGTCTTATCAGTTCACAGATGGCTTCTTCGCCATGGTGTACCCCTGTGAAATAACTTCCATCAATCGAGTTAAGCCGACTTCCTGGTTTTCGCTGCTGAAGGCTTTGCCTTGCTCGTTGATGCCTTGGGAGCGCGTTCGGTTGCGGTCGATCCCGCTGACTTTCGAGTCGTTCTTCCCCCCAAGATGGAACCGGCATAGGCTGATTTTTGCCGGTTGGCTTCCTTCTTCACGAACGTGCCGCCCGGGATGCTGATGAAATCCAGCGCGGCGCGTGTAAGTAGGCCGGACCTGGTATCGCCGCGGCGCTTCGCCGCTATATCGATTTTTTGCAGCGCCCGCTTTGGGATGGTCACGTTGACGCGCTCGGCTGGGCCGAGCAGATCTTCGATATCGACGTCGACGAATGCCCAGGTGCCGCCAGCGTAGTCTTTATTTGTATGGTGCTCCTCGATCGATCGCGCGTCGGCGACATCGCCGCCGCTCTCGGTGACCAACTCGAGATGCGCAAAGATCGCTTCGCGTGCATTAGCGAACGCCTCGTCGAGCGTATCGCCGGCGGAAAAGCAGCCTGGAATATCGGGCACGGTCACGCCGTAGGCGGAGCCCTTTTCCTTGTGAATCACTACCGGGTATCTCATTTTCTCTACCTCTCTGGTCTTACCGGCTTTGTCCTACCTGTTCTGTACTGCCTGACTCCAATTACCTTACTTTAGCCCGGCCACCTTCAAAATGTTGTTCACTGTACCGATTGGAAGGTCCTTTTTTGGGTGCGGTACCGTAATCACTTCTTTGCGATCCGGGTGCTTGAACTGATGATAGCTGCCGACAATCCGGACTTCAACCCAGCCGGCCTTCGTTAGCATCTTGATCAGTGCTTTGCTATGCATGATGTGTATCATACACACTGACACGTGATTGTCAAAGACGACTTAGTGGGGATTCTTGTTGCTGGCGTGCAACTATCGAACACAGATGCTTGAATGGTTGGCGACGTAGTCTAAGATTACCGGTATGCGAAGGCTCAATGACGATATCGGCGTGACGATGCGAAAGTCCATGCGGTGAACGAGCACATGCGGCGCAAACGTGTCCGAGCCACAATGGACACCACCGTACTGCAAGCCGCCTCCCAAGAAGGATTGGAAGATGCATCGCTCGGTGACCTAGCAAGGATTGCGTGCAGCGTTTCGCGTTCTATGGAGGTGAACTATGTCTACCGTTATGGAATGCAAGCCTCAAGGGGGAAACGATCAGAAAAAGCTCAGTCCGCCATGAGATTGTCGATTCCTGCAATGTCCGCCCGCCGAGCAATAGGGACCGCTCCGTAAATCTCTGGTACCCGATCATCCCGGACACGCCGTACCAGCATATGCTCGACATCTCGATCTCCGCGCCGTGGCCTTGGATGGTCCGCCGGGAGCCGGAGCACGGGAACTTGATGCTGCACGCTCATACCAGAGGGCTCGACAATGTAGAGGCTAGGTTCCAGATTCGATATCTGGTCGAGCGCACCGCGGTTACCCATAGGGTGCATCCCGACTGCGTCCGGCCGCTGCAATCCTCCGCGCTGTTCGAGCGCTGGCTGCGTGCCGAACAATTCGTCGACGTCGACGACAAAACTCATAAGTTGGCCCTCGAGGTGGTCGGCGCCAGGACAAACATGCTCGAGCAGGCGAGGCTGGTCTATGACTATGTCGCCAGCACTATGACCTATGACGCCGCACAGCAGTCATGGAAGGGAAGCACCGAGCACGCACTGGTGTGTTCGGCCGGAAACTGCAACGACATTCACGCGCTCTTCATTTCCCTGTGCCGCTCTCTGGGGATTCCGGCGCGTCTGATCCTCGGGCAGGCGTTCGAATCCCCACCTCTCGGACACGATGTATGCGAGCTATGTGGCTACCATTGCTGGGCGGAGTTCTTCGCACCCGGGTTCGGGTGACTTCCCGTCGACGCATCCTGCGCGTGCAAGTACGGCAAGCATCAGCTATTCGGTGACTTGGAGATGAATCACGTTGCCTGGTCCAAGGGACATCGTGTTGAGTCCCGCGCGTGAAGGCCGGCCCCTGCTCTTCTTCGCCGGCCCCTACGCCGAGCTCGACGGCTTGCCCCTTCCGCCCCTGGACCGGCATATCCGCTTCAATGAGATTTAATGGTGACCAAGCGCAGCGATGCGTCCGATCGGCCGCCCGCAATGTGGCAGGTGGGTCGATACCTCGTCATGTGGGTGATTGTTCTCGTTGGAATCGTGTTCCAGTATTTGCCTGCCGCCGCGGGCGAGAACCCCACGACGCAACCGGTGGATGCGGCTAAGCAACACGCGCACACCAATCACCTGATCGATTCCAACGACCCGTATTTGCTTTTGCACGCGCACAACCCGGTGGACTGGTACCCCTGGGGAGCTGAAGCACTCGTCAAGGCGAAGCGCGAGAACCGGCCGATCTTCGTGTCTATCGGCTACAGCACGTGCTACTGGTGCCACGTCGCGGAACGGATCATCTATTCCGATCCGGAAATTGCCAAGCTGATGAATGAATGGTTCGTCAACATCAAGGTCGACCGCGAACAACGTCCCGACCTGGACAGCATCTATATGTTGGCGACCCAGTTGATCACTGGGCGTGGGGGTTGGCCCAATAACGTGTTTCTGACACCGGACTTGAAGCCTTTCTATGCCGGAAGCTATTTTCCGCCGGCTGACGATGAGTTAGGCCGGCCAGGATTCCCCACTCGGCTCAAAGCTCTGCACGAGGCCTGGGTGAATCGGCCGCAGGAGGTGTTAAATCAGGCCGACAAGGTCTACCAAGCGATGCTTGAGGCGCGCAAGCGGACGGCGGCGGAAACGATGGCGTCAATCAGCCCGACGGATTGGTTGAGCAGCGCACGCGAGGCGATTCTGCAGGATTACGATGCAACCTATGGCGGCTTGGGTAGTGGCCCCACGAAATTTCCCCGCGAACCTGCCTTGACCCTGCTGCTGGCGGACCGCGAGATCAGTCGCCATCCGCAAGCATTGGCGGCACTCACGAAGACGTTGGACGCGATGGCGCTCGGCGGCATTCACGACCATCTGAGTGGCGGTTTCCACCGCTATAGCACGGAGCCGACTTGGTCGATTCCGCATTTCGAGAAGATGCTGTATGACAACGCCCAATTGCTCGGGATCTACGCGGAGGCCTATCGAATAACGCACAACGCGCTTTACCGGCAAGTAGCCGAGGACGTGGCGGACTATCTTTCGCGGGAAATGATGGCCCGGGGTGGCGGCTTCTATGCAGCGCAGGATGCCGAGGTCGCTGGCCGCGAAGGTATTAGCTATCTTTGGAACCAAAGAGAGATCGAATCGATCCTGGGCGAGGAAGCAGCCAAGCGTTTCTTCCTGATCTACGCCCTGACGCCGCTTCCGGAGCCCCATGGCAACAGCCTCCTTGCTGGCGCCGAAGGGGGAGTGCTGCGCGTACGCATGCCAATCGCCGAGGCCTTGCAACGGAGCGGCGGAAACAACATCAGCCAGGTGCTAGCTTCCTTGGCGCCGGCACGTGCCCAGTTGCTCGAGGCGCGCAATCGGAGGATTCAGCCTGCGCGCGACGAGAAGATTATTGTCGCCTGGAACGGCATGACGATCGTTGCGCTCGTTCAGAGCGGGGCTATATTGCAGAACGAGCGCTTCATCGGACTGGCGAAGCAGACGGCGGACCGGCTCTGGCAACAGGCCTTTGATCCGAAAACCGGCGAATTGAAACACGAGCTGTTTGGGGGGCGTGCTCAAATTCACGGTTACCTGGATGACTATGCATTGCTGGGGATTGCCTTTCTGAGCTTGGCGGATGCGACCAAAGAAGGCGTTTGGCGGGATCGCGCGGCGCAACTCGCCAATTCGATGCTGCGCCGTTTCTTGCAGGGCGACACCCTGACTACATCGATGGCAGCCAGCGATCTGCTCATCCCGCCACTGGATGACGGCGACCACACTGCTCCTACCGGCACCTCGGCGGCGATCGAGTTACTTGTGCGCATGCATAGAGTAACCCGCAATCAGGAATACGCCGATGCGGCGCTGCGGGTCGTGACGCGCTTGAGCGGCATGCTGCAGGAATACCCGAGCCAATGGCCCAGCGCAGTCGCTGCCCTCAACCGCTATCCTCTGCCGGTGCGCAGCGTTGCGAAGCGGGACACTCCGTCTCGATTGGCCCGCACCCCGTCGGCTCTGCCGGGCACTGCAGAACACGTCCACGCGGTCGGCAAGATACGCAGCACCGGAAATCACGACGAAATCAGGGTCACCGTCGTGATCGACGAGGGCTATCACGTTAACGCCAATCCCGCGACGTTCGACTATCTCATCCCCACCAGCCTGTCGGTCGACGGCGTGCCCGATCTGCGAGTCGAGTATCCGGCGGCAACGCTCATCAAGCCCCAGTTCGCCCCGGACGGGTTAAACGTGTACGAAGGCTCGATCTCGTTGAAAGGCGTGGCGCCAAAAGGGACTCTGCTGCGCCATGATCCGATCGTCGCCACGCTAAGGGTTCAAGCCTGCGACGACGAGGTATGCCTGCCCCCTTCGACGTTGTCGCTCAACATAAAACGCCCGTGATAGGTCTAGCCTCGCATGGCCTGCCGAACCCCGGGCGTCTGACAATTTCTTCATCGTACCGACGATTCGGCTCAAACTGCTCTTTCACCACCTACGCGCCCGCCGATAGGGTGGTGATGATAGGGCAGGACCGTGGCCGTTTGCCGTCTTCGCATTCGGCGATAAGGTCCTTGAGCAGACGGCGCATTCGACCAAGGTCGGACATCCGCGTCTCGATGACGGCAAGTTTGTGCTGCGCCAACAACCGTGTCTCCCGACAGCTCTGGCCGTCCTCGAGCAGGAGCAAGCCTTTCACTTCTTGCAACGTGAAGCCGAGTTGTTGCGCCCGCTTGATGAAACTTACGCGCCTCGCGACCGACGCTCCATAGCGCCGATGCCCACCCAGCGGCTTGTCCGGCTCGTCGAGAAGGCCGCGCCGCTGATAGTAACGGATTGTCTCGACGTTCACCCCTGCTGCCCGGGCGACCCGTCCGATCGTTAGTCTTTCTTCCATGAATTACCTCTTGATTCCGGACCATGGTACGGCATCTATGCTACTCCCGAGCCTCTCGACTTTTGGAGTTATGGACATGGTCGTACTTACTGGAAGAGGCACGCTGATCGCGGGTATCCTGGCCGCCATCGGGGCGTCGGTGTGCTGCGTTGGGCCGCTCGTGTTGTTGACGCTTGGCATCAGCGGCACATGGGTGGGTAGCCTGACGGCGATGGAGCCGTACCGGCCCGTCTTTATCGGGCTGACACTGCTGTTTCTCGGACTGGCCTTGCGCAAGCTCTATCTGCAGCCGCCGGTGTGCTCACCGGGCACACCTTGCGCCGATCCGCGCACGATCAAGCGCCAGCGGGTGACGTTCTGGATCGTCACCGTTCTGCTGCTCGGTCTGCTTGCGGCGCCCCTGGCCGCCCCCTTGCTGTACTGATCGGAGAAATCATGAAGCACCTACTCGCTGCAATTGCTGCTCTCATCATCACGTCGACTACGCCGGCTTTTGCGGGATCTCCCGAAACGGTCGTGCTCGATGTTCAGAACATGACTTGTCCCTTGTGTCCGATCACCGTCAGGAAGTCGCTGCAAAGGGTGGGCGGTGTCGTGGGTGCCGAGGTGGACTTATACCAACGTACTGCAACGGTGAAGTTCGACCCGGATAAAGCCAACATCGCCACACTGGTCAAGGCGACCACCAATGCGGGATATCCTGCGACGGTTCGCAAGTGAGCGTTTGATGAGCACGCTCATTCTTGAGTCCGTTATCACCTGCCCGCAGTGCGGCTTCCAGAAACAGGAAGTCATGCCTACGAATGCCTGTCAGTTCTTTTACGAATGCGCGGGATGCAAGACGCTACTGCGTCCCAAGGCAGGGGATTGCTGCGTATTCTGTTCATACGGGTCCGTCAGTTGTCCGCCGATCCAGGAAGCTCGAAGGTGTTGTTAACAGCAGATATTCGCAAAACACTCGCAGCAAAGTGCCAGACGTGATGCGCTGTCAAGTTGAACAGGAATTGAGGCAATGATTTAGATACCTGAGACGAGTCCGCCAGCAGTCGCCCGGCTCAGGCCTTAGCAGAGCGTTGCAACTCCCGCACTCGTAAATAGCACGGAAACGCGTCGGTGGGCATGGTCTTCGCGTTGGCAAAGCCACAGCGCGGACTGGTCAGCAAAGTTTCGAGCACGACCGCGGTCACGGCCGGGCTACTTGTGGACGGTGGACGGATAACCCGCGTCGGTGGTGGCCTTAACGAGAGCCTGTGTCGTTGCCTTGTCCGGGTCGAACCTGACTGTGGCGGTCTTCTTGTCGAGATCGACTTTCGCATCAGCGACGCCGGGCACTCTTTCCAGCGCCTTCCCGACCGTGATCGGGCAGAGCGGACACGTCATGTTCTGAACATCGAGCACGACCGTCTGCGGCGGGCCCGCCAGGACTGTGAGCGGGAGCAGGGCGAACATTAGAAGCGGCAATAGTTGGCGCATGGATTTCCTCTCTCCCTTAATTAGTAGAACCACGGCGCCAGCCACGGCACCGCCAGCAGACCGAGCAGCAGGGCCGCGACCGTCCAGAACGTCGCGCGCTGGCGCTTGATCGTGCGCGGATCGGCGCAAGGCGTGCCCGGCGCGCACACCTGCGGCTGCAGATAGAGCTTGCGAAACGCCAGCCCGAGAAACAGCAACGTCAGGCCGATGAACAGGGGTCGATACGGCTCGACCGCAGTAAGACTCCCAACCCAGGCCCCGCCGATGCCGAGCGCCAGTAGAACCAGCGGGCCGACGTAGCACACCGACGCGCCGATCGCGGCGAGCGCCCCAGCAATCAATGAGTTTTTCGCATCCAATGCGGCCATCTTGATCTTCTGCGCTCCAGATCAACTATCCCAGGTCACGCGCTGTTTGAGCAGGTCTTCGACCTTGCGCGTTCTCTCGGGCGAGTCGGTAACAATGCCGAGGCTGCCGTTGCGAAGCGCGATGACCACAACCGTGTAGCCATCCTTGGTACGGGGCTTGGATGTCGCCGACATCCGCTTCGGAATCAAGATCAACGTGGCGGTGCCATACGGCGTTTGTACCAGGATGTGTTGGGCCACCACACCATCGATCAGGCAGTCACCCAGGTGGCGCACCGATCCAACGGGTTGGTGGATCTGTCCGCCGTAACGAGCCATGGCCTGGTCGAACTTGGCCGGCTCGAAGTTGGCCGTGTCCCTGAACACCTCGGGTTCGGCGACGACATGAGCGATAAAGCGGTCGGCCGGTTCGTTGTGCTCACTCGGCAGGTTGAGCGCGATAGCCACTATCACTGACAGCACGAAGGCGGCCACCAAAACATGGGCGGATCGCCGCCCGCTTAGGGCGCTTTGGCGCAGCCCGAACGAGTTCCGCATCACCTCTAACATACGGCTCGCCCAACCAGGGCGCTGATGTCGCACGAGGATCTGCTCGGCCAGCCCCTCGGGGACGGCGAGGTGCACTGCCTCGTGCAGGCGCCGCTCGAATTCATCGATCTCGCGGGCAAATACCGCGCAGGCCGCGCAGCCACGGACATGCTCGATCAGCTCGGTGCTCGCGTCGTGGGGTACAGCCAGCTTGGCGCGACGGAAGGTCAGGCATTCCATTTCTTGGCTCCCTCAAAACCGCTTTCATTGCCTGTGTTCACCAGCCGCCGCAGCGTCTGGCGCGCCCGACACAGCCTCGTCATGACGTTCTGCTCGGTGATCCCCAGCATGTTTGCGATTTCCTTGCCGTTAAATCCGCCCAGCAACTGCAATACCAAAGGCTCTCGATAGATCTCGGGCAGGCTCTCCAGGCATTGCTGCAGCTCAACGCGCTCGCTTCCGCTGGTTACCGTTGCGGGCAGCTCATCGAGCTCGACTTCCAGCGTATCCAGCTGCTTGCGCTGGTAGGTGCTCGCGTGTTTGTTGCGCAAGATGCTGAACAGCCAGGCTTTCGGCGCACCCTGGTCGCGCAGGCTCTTGCGTGCGTTCCAGGCCGCAGCGAAGCACTCCTGAACCAGATCCTGAGCCTGCCAGCGGTTGCGGCACAGCCAGAACGCGAATCGATACAGGTCTGATGAATACGCTCGCACCATTCTCTCGAATTGACTTGAGTCCATGAGCGATCGGCCGGCTGGAATCCGTTTCTAAAGTTTATAAACGCTGCCCCGCCCAATGCTCGGAGCCCTCGAGCCGGTCGCTATGGTGCCGGGGGCGAATACGGTATTCCCGCGAATACGTGACGATCTCATGCTGTCCTCTGCAAACAGACAACGTCGGCTAACACTGAAGAAGCCGCCGCTCGGGCGGCGATCAGCAGGGCCGGATCTGCTTTTCATGTTGTGCTAGATAGCGGGCTTCCGAAGCAGTAGACAGGGACTGTGGCCGAAACCTTACGCTGAATCGGGTGGCAAGAATAATAGTGCGCCTGGGTCGTAAGGATTTCGGTTCTGGCCGAGTCTTCTCTCCAGAACGGGCGACGTGCCTGTTCTCAACCCAACCATACCAACCAGGAGGATTCATGAAACACTCGAACTTAATCGTCCACTCCGCCATCGCCAGCCTGCTCGCCGTCGGGCTCACGGCGGCCGGCAGCGCCTATGCGGAAAAGGAGGGGATGGAGAAATGTGCCGGCATCGCCAAGACGGGTAAGAACGACTGTGGCACCGGCAAGCACTCCTGCGCCGGTCAGGCCAAGGCCGACGGTGGCGACGAATGGGTGTACGTTCCCAAGGGCATCTGCGAGAAGATCGCCGGCGGAATGGTGGTCGCTTCCAAGAAGTGACACTACAGTAGAGTCGAATGACGCAACGCGCCGCACCAGCGCCGCGCGTGAGCGCAACGATCCCCGTTGCGGCGGGGATCGGTTTGCGCGCGCCGCACTATTGCGAGATTATCGACAGTCGCCCGCGCGTGGGCTGGTTTGAAGTGCACAGCGAGAACTACTTCGGCGCGGGAGGTCAGCCGCATGCCTTCCTGGAACAGATTCGCAGTCGCTATCCGCTGAGCCTGCACGGTGTGGGCCTCGGGCTGGGCTCTACCGAAGCACTCGACCTTCACCACCTCGGCCGCCTCCGCCGTCTAATCCAGCGCTACGAGCCGGGCCTTGTCTCCGAACACCTGTGCTGGAGCGCCGCGGGCGGGCGCCATCTCAACGACTTGCTGCCGCTGCCCTACACCGAGGAGGCGTTGGCGCACGTCTGCACCCGCGTCGAACAGGTACAGGATTACCTCGGGCGCCGGATCCTGATCGAAAACATATCGAGCTATCTGCGGTTTCGCCACTCCACCATCCCCGAATCGGCGTTTCTGGCCGAGGTCTCGCGGCGCAGCGACTGCGGTCTCCTGCTCGATGTCAACAACATTTACGTCAACGCGATCAACCACGGGTTCGACCCGACCGACTACTTGGCGGCGATCCCCGCGGATGCAGTCCAGGAGATCCACCTTGCCGGATTTGACCACAGCGGCGCCTGTCTGATCGATACGCATGGCACGCCGGTTTCGAGAGAAGTCTGGGCGCTCTACCGCGACACCATTCGGCGCATCGGCCCGCGTCCGACGCTCATTGAGTGGGACGCCGACATTCCGGCATTCGCCGTGCTGCTCAGCGAAGCGCGCAAGGCGGCCGCAGTCCTGGAGGAAATCCATGCTGTCGCTGTCTGAGGTCCAGCGTGCCATGGCTGCCGCAATCATCGAGCGCCAGGAAAACGCGCTGCGCGATTGGATCGTCGCGCCCGTGGACCTTGATGCCGCCGGCGCCCTCGACGTTTACCGCAACAATGTATTCGGTAATTATCGCAATGCCTTGCGGGACACTTATCCCGCGATCCGGAATCTCGTGGGTGACGCATTCTTCCATCGCGCCGCCGATGACTACGCCTCAAGCCAGCCGTCGCGATCAGGGGATCTCAATGACTTCGGCGGCGAGTTCGGGGGTTTCCTGGAGGCGTGGGCCCCGGCGGGTGGTCTGATTTATCTCCCCGGCGTGGCGCGGTTGGAGTGGGCGATCGAGCGCGCTTTCCACGCCGCCGACGCGCTGCCGGTGGATCTGCACCGCCTGGCCGAAGTTCCTCCGGAAGGGTTGCTCGGTCTGCATTTCGAGCTGCATCCGGCTTGCTGCGTGGTGTGTTCACCCTATCCGATTTGGCGAATCTGGCAGGCGAGCCAGCCTGGATTCGCCGGCGACCAGCAGGTGGCCCTGACCGAAGGCGCGGACCAGTTGCTGGTAACCCGCCGCGGCACCACAGTTGAGATCGAGCCCGTCTCGAACGGCGAGCGGGCCATGCTCGAAGCATTCGCGGCGGGCACGTCCCTGCAGCAAGCCCATGCGTGTGCGCTCGCGGCCGAGCCCGGCTTCGATCTGGGCGCATTCCTCCGGCACCATGCGCTGGGAGGAACACTTGTTGGATTTCACACCCCGACAGAGGAGTGAATCATGGTCAAGCGCTTAGCGCGCGTCGTATGCAGGGCGATGAACGCGCTCGATGTCCTCGCGCCTGTGTTCGATCTCCTTGTTCGGCTCTACGTGGCCCAGGTGTTCTTCAAGTCCGGGCTGGTGAAGATCCAAAGCTGGGACTCGACTTTGTCTTTGTTCGAGAACGAGTACACCGTAGCGCTTTTGACTCCTGACCTGGCGGCCTGGCTTGCCACCGCAGCCGAACTGTGTCTGTCGCCCCTCATCGCACTGGGTTTGGCGGGACGGTTTAGCGCCTTGGCCCTGTTGGTGCTGAATGTGGTCGCCGCCATGTCGTACCCAGACATCAGCGAATCCGGGATCAAGGACCATATCCTCTGGAGCTGGCTTCTCGCGATGCTGGCTTTGCATGGACCCGGGGTGTTCTCTCTGGACTTCGTGATCAAAAAACGCTTCTTTGGAACCACTGTCCGACCCGCCTTGATTGACCCGAAGAGCCACCTATTCGCTCCGGTGCCACGAGAGACGAGAACCGGGGAATAGGATCGGCGCGTCGCGCGACCAAATTACTTCGATGAAGAATGTTTGATGCTTTCTTCCAGAAGTTTTTTAAACCGCTGCTTGTCTCCCGTAATTCTTCGGGGGAGCACAGCGTATGCTTTCTTCACGTGGCCATTGGGAAAGTATTTTAAAGGCCTTACGTCGGAATCTTTGAATAACACGTCGAGAACTTTCGGCGGCAGTCTGAGGGCGGTGCCAAAACTTCCGCAAGAAATGAAAATTTTCCCATTGATGTACCCAGTGACTGCGCCGAAGCAATTTTTGAATTCCAATCGGTGTGTTGCGGCAAGCCGTGGTCTGGCTTCTCTTAGCAGTGCCGTCATTTCATCCAAATATTGAACGTTTTTCATGAGAATTGGCAACCTATCGTAGGAGCAAGCCCTCTACCCTGCAAAGGAGACCCCTGCTGGCTATATCGGCAATATCGAGAGCCGCAATAGGTAATGCCGGCCCACACCGCTCCGAGCGTTTTGCAACAAGGCGTCAGGCCAAATCGCGCAAGAATTTCAGAAGAAGCGGTGTATCGAAAACTGAAACGTTGAAGCGCATCCAGGCGGACCGCTCCAGATGCGGCCGGAATACGGCGCCCGGCGCGAGAATGATTCCCTTCTTGTACGCGCGGTTCGACAACTCTGCTGAATCCTCGATCTGGGGAAACCGGGCCCAGACGAACATTCCAGCGGAGGGCTCGACGAAGACCTTCATGCCGATTTCTTCCATTGTCTTCAGAGCGTGCGTAC from the Betaproteobacteria bacterium genome contains:
- a CDS encoding thioredoxin domain-containing protein produces the protein MVTKRSDASDRPPAMWQVGRYLVMWVIVLVGIVFQYLPAAAGENPTTQPVDAAKQHAHTNHLIDSNDPYLLLHAHNPVDWYPWGAEALVKAKRENRPIFVSIGYSTCYWCHVAERIIYSDPEIAKLMNEWFVNIKVDREQRPDLDSIYMLATQLITGRGGWPNNVFLTPDLKPFYAGSYFPPADDELGRPGFPTRLKALHEAWVNRPQEVLNQADKVYQAMLEARKRTAAETMASISPTDWLSSAREAILQDYDATYGGLGSGPTKFPREPALTLLLADREISRHPQALAALTKTLDAMALGGIHDHLSGGFHRYSTEPTWSIPHFEKMLYDNAQLLGIYAEAYRITHNALYRQVAEDVADYLSREMMARGGGFYAAQDAEVAGREGISYLWNQREIESILGEEAAKRFFLIYALTPLPEPHGNSLLAGAEGGVLRVRMPIAEALQRSGGNNISQVLASLAPARAQLLEARNRRIQPARDEKIIVAWNGMTIVALVQSGAILQNERFIGLAKQTADRLWQQAFDPKTGELKHELFGGRAQIHGYLDDYALLGIAFLSLADATKEGVWRDRAAQLANSMLRRFLQGDTLTTSMAASDLLIPPLDDGDHTAPTGTSAAIELLVRMHRVTRNQEYADAALRVVTRLSGMLQEYPSQWPSAVAALNRYPLPVRSVAKRDTPSRLARTPSALPGTAEHVHAVGKIRSTGNHDEIRVTVVIDEGYHVNANPATFDYLIPTSLSVDGVPDLRVEYPAATLIKPQFAPDGLNVYEGSISLKGVAPKGTLLRHDPIVATLRVQACDDEVCLPPSTLSLNIKRP
- a CDS encoding type II toxin-antitoxin system HicB family antitoxin, producing MRYPVVIHKEKGSAYGVTVPDIPGCFSAGDTLDEAFANAREAIFAHLELVTESGGDVADARSIEEHHTNKDYAGGTWAFVDVDIEDLLGPAERVNVTIPKRALQKIDIAAKRRGDTRSGLLTRAALDFISIPGGTFVKKEANRQKSAYAGSILGGRTTRKSAGSTATERAPKASTSKAKPSAAKTRKSA
- the merR gene encoding Hg(II)-responsive transcriptional regulator yields the protein MEERLTIGRVARAAGVNVETIRYYQRRGLLDEPDKPLGGHRRYGASVARRVSFIKRAQQLGFTLQEVKGLLLLEDGQSCRETRLLAQHKLAVIETRMSDLGRMRRLLKDLIAECEDGKRPRSCPIITTLSAGA
- a CDS encoding DUF3379 family protein; the encoded protein is MECLTFRRAKLAVPHDASTELIEHVRGCAACAVFAREIDEFERRLHEAVHLAVPEGLAEQILVRHQRPGWASRMLEVMRNSFGLRQSALSGRRSAHVLVAAFVLSVIVAIALNLPSEHNEPADRFIAHVVAEPEVFRDTANFEPAKFDQAMARYGGQIHQPVGSVRHLGDCLIDGVVAQHILVQTPYGTATLILIPKRMSATSKPRTKDGYTVVVIALRNGSLGIVTDSPERTRKVEDLLKQRVTWDS
- a CDS encoding putative DNA-binding domain-containing protein, producing the protein MLSLSEVQRAMAAAIIERQENALRDWIVAPVDLDAAGALDVYRNNVFGNYRNALRDTYPAIRNLVGDAFFHRAADDYASSQPSRSGDLNDFGGEFGGFLEAWAPAGGLIYLPGVARLEWAIERAFHAADALPVDLHRLAEVPPEGLLGLHFELHPACCVVCSPYPIWRIWQASQPGFAGDQQVALTEGADQLLVTRRGTTVEIEPVSNGERAMLEAFAAGTSLQQAHACALAAEPGFDLGAFLRHHALGGTLVGFHTPTEE
- a CDS encoding mercury transporter MerT; this encodes MAALDAKNSLIAGALAAIGASVCYVGPLVLLALGIGGAWVGSLTAVEPYRPLFIGLTLLFLGLAFRKLYLQPQVCAPGTPCADPRTIKRQRATFWTVAALLLGLLAVPWLAPWFY
- a CDS encoding transglutaminase domain-containing protein; this translates as MMLHAHTRGLDNVEARFQIRYLVERTAVTHRVHPDCVRPLQSSALFERWLRAEQFVDVDDKTHKLALEVVGARTNMLEQARLVYDYVASTMTYDAAQQSWKGSTEHALVCSAGNCNDIHALFISLCRSLGIPARLILGQAFESPPLGHDVCELCGYHCWAEFFAPGFG
- the merP gene encoding mercury resistance system periplasmic binding protein MerP; this translates as MRQLLPLLMFALLPLTVLAGPPQTVVLDVQNMTCPLCPITVGKALERVPGVADAKVDLDKKTATVRFDPDKATTQALVKATTDAGYPSTVHK
- a CDS encoding sigma-70 family RNA polymerase sigma factor, whose amino-acid sequence is MDSSQFERMVRAYSSDLYRFAFWLCRNRWQAQDLVQECFAAAWNARKSLRDQGAPKAWLFSILRNKHASTYQRKQLDTLEVELDELPATVTSGSERVELQQCLESLPEIYREPLVLQLLGGFNGKEIANMLGITEQNVMTRLCRARQTLRRLVNTGNESGFEGAKKWNA
- a CDS encoding DUF2282 domain-containing protein, producing MKHSNLIVHSAIASLLAVGLTAAGSAYAEKEGMEKCAGIAKTGKNDCGTGKHSCAGQAKADGGDEWVYVPKGICEKIAGGMVVASKK
- the merP gene encoding mercury resistance system periplasmic binding protein MerP; translated protein: MKHLLAAIAALIITSTTPAFAGSPETVVLDVQNMTCPLCPITVRKSLQRVGGVVGAEVDLYQRTATVKFDPDKANIATLVKATTNAGYPATVRK
- a CDS encoding mercury transporter MerT, coding for MVVLTGRGTLIAGILAAIGASVCCVGPLVLLTLGISGTWVGSLTAMEPYRPVFIGLTLLFLGLALRKLYLQPPVCSPGTPCADPRTIKRQRVTFWIVTVLLLGLLAAPLAAPLLY
- a CDS encoding type II toxin-antitoxin system HicA family toxin → MHSKALIKMLTKAGWVEVRIVGSYHQFKHPDRKEVITVPHPKKDLPIGTVNNILKVAGLK
- a CDS encoding DUF692 domain-containing protein, which produces MTQRAAPAPRVSATIPVAAGIGLRAPHYCEIIDSRPRVGWFEVHSENYFGAGGQPHAFLEQIRSRYPLSLHGVGLGLGSTEALDLHHLGRLRRLIQRYEPGLVSEHLCWSAAGGRHLNDLLPLPYTEEALAHVCTRVEQVQDYLGRRILIENISSYLRFRHSTIPESAFLAEVSRRSDCGLLLDVNNIYVNAINHGFDPTDYLAAIPADAVQEIHLAGFDHSGACLIDTHGTPVSREVWALYRDTIRRIGPRPTLIEWDADIPAFAVLLSEARKAAAVLEEIHAVAV